The Streptomyces cynarae genome contains a region encoding:
- the pabB gene encoding aminodeoxychorismate synthase component I: protein MKTLLIDNHDSYTYNLFQLLAEVNGEQPVVILNDTPAEAVPDLGEFDNVVISPGPGHPAEPRDFGIAARIVVDSRVPVLGVCLGHQGIAAGERGRIAPAPQPRHGHLSTVRHDGRDLFHGLPQNFTAVRYHSLAVTEPLPDTLEATAWAEDGVVMGLRHRTRPLWGVQFHPESVLTDYGHRMLVNFRNLTAERARRPRTKNTTIPRSAAVPRPRRAMSPAHRLHYRRLPGAVDTEAAFTRMYADAQRAFWLDSSRVEPGLARFSFLGDGTGPLAEFVRYDVDAGVCEVERPGRPPRKVRASVFDYLKRQLATRRVDATGLPFDFTGGYVGYLGYETKADCGSVNRHRARTPDACWLFADRIIAVDHEEGATYAVCLAEDTPQATREATDWLDAATAQLTFVSGPSGQDTATGPPGDEPGADPTAAEPWLVRDRATYLADIEACKDALRAGTSYEVCLTDAVRLPAPRDPYAFYRELRRVNPAPYAAFLRFGDLEVAGSSPERFLRITPDGVAEGRPIKGTAPRGENPAQDARLRHSLAVDDKTRAENLMIVDLLRNDLGRVCETGSIRVTRLMATETYATVHQLVSTVEGRLSEGTDAVDCVRACFPGGSMTGAPKLRTMEIIDGLETEARGVYSGALGYFGCGGGADLSIVIRTAVIAGDELHLGAGGAIVLGSDPAAEYDEMLLKTAAPMRAYREHTAAPATEEEPAR, encoded by the coding sequence GTGAAGACCCTGCTCATCGACAATCACGACTCGTACACGTACAACCTGTTCCAGCTGCTCGCCGAGGTCAACGGCGAGCAGCCGGTGGTGATCCTCAACGACACCCCTGCCGAGGCCGTGCCGGACCTGGGGGAGTTCGACAACGTGGTGATCTCGCCGGGACCCGGACACCCCGCCGAACCCAGGGACTTCGGCATCGCCGCCCGGATCGTCGTCGACTCCCGCGTCCCCGTGCTCGGGGTCTGCCTCGGCCACCAGGGCATCGCCGCGGGGGAGCGGGGCCGCATCGCGCCCGCACCGCAGCCCCGGCACGGGCACCTGTCGACCGTCCGGCACGACGGTCGGGACCTGTTCCACGGACTGCCGCAGAACTTCACCGCCGTGCGCTACCACTCGCTGGCCGTCACCGAGCCGCTGCCTGACACCCTGGAGGCCACCGCCTGGGCCGAGGACGGCGTGGTCATGGGTCTGAGGCACCGCACCAGGCCGCTGTGGGGCGTGCAGTTCCACCCGGAGTCCGTGCTCACCGACTACGGCCACCGCATGCTCGTGAACTTCCGCAACCTCACCGCCGAGCGCGCCCGCAGACCCCGTACGAAGAACACCACCATTCCCCGTTCCGCGGCCGTCCCCCGACCCCGCCGCGCCATGTCACCCGCCCACCGCCTGCACTACCGCCGCCTGCCCGGCGCCGTCGACACCGAGGCCGCGTTCACTCGGATGTACGCGGACGCCCAGCGCGCGTTCTGGCTCGACAGCTCGCGCGTCGAACCGGGCCTCGCCCGCTTCTCGTTCCTCGGTGACGGCACCGGCCCGCTCGCGGAATTCGTGCGCTACGACGTCGACGCCGGCGTGTGCGAGGTCGAACGGCCCGGGCGGCCCCCGCGCAAGGTGCGCGCGAGCGTCTTCGACTACCTCAAGCGGCAGCTCGCGACCCGCCGCGTCGACGCCACCGGACTGCCCTTCGACTTCACCGGCGGCTATGTCGGCTACCTCGGCTACGAGACGAAGGCCGACTGCGGCTCCGTGAACCGCCACCGGGCCCGGACCCCCGACGCCTGCTGGCTGTTCGCCGACCGCATCATCGCGGTGGACCACGAGGAGGGCGCCACCTACGCGGTCTGCCTCGCCGAGGACACCCCGCAGGCCACGCGGGAGGCGACCGACTGGCTGGACGCCGCGACGGCCCAGCTCACCTTCGTCTCCGGACCCTCGGGCCAGGACACGGCGACCGGACCGCCGGGCGACGAGCCCGGCGCCGACCCCACCGCCGCCGAGCCGTGGCTCGTCCGGGACCGCGCCACCTACCTCGCGGACATCGAGGCCTGCAAGGACGCGCTCCGGGCGGGCACCAGCTACGAGGTCTGCCTGACCGACGCCGTCCGGTTACCGGCACCGCGCGACCCGTACGCCTTCTACCGGGAACTGCGCCGGGTCAACCCCGCCCCCTACGCGGCGTTCCTGAGGTTCGGCGACCTGGAGGTGGCCGGCTCCTCGCCCGAGCGGTTCCTGCGGATCACCCCGGACGGCGTCGCGGAGGGCAGGCCCATCAAGGGCACCGCCCCCCGCGGGGAGAACCCGGCGCAGGACGCACGGCTGCGGCACTCGCTGGCCGTGGACGACAAGACCCGCGCCGAGAACCTCATGATCGTCGACCTGCTCCGCAACGACCTCGGCCGGGTGTGCGAGACCGGATCCATACGGGTCACCCGGCTCATGGCCACCGAGACGTACGCCACCGTGCACCAGCTGGTCTCGACCGTCGAGGGGCGGCTGAGCGAGGGCACGGACGCCGTGGACTGCGTCCGCGCCTGCTTCCCGGGCGGCTCCATGACCGGCGCGCCCAAGCTGCGCACCATGGAGATCATCGACGGCCTGGAGACCGAGGCCCGCGGCGTGTACTCCGGCGCCCTCGGCTACTTCGGCTGCGGCGGTGGCGCCGACCTGAGCATCGTCATCCGCACCGCCGTCATCGCCGGCGACGAGCTGCACCTCGGCGCCGGCGGTGCGATCGTCCTCGGCTCCGACCCGGCCGCCGAGTACGACGAGATGCTGCTGAAGACCGCCGCCCCGATGCGCGCCTACCGGGAGCACACCGCCGCCCCGGCCACCGAGGAGGAGCCGGCCCGATGA
- the hypE gene encoding hydrogenase expression/formation protein HypE, whose translation MSDAIDLTAPLPDPAAWTCPAPLRDQSRIVMGHGGGGALSAELVQNVFAPAFGGEVLHRLGDAAALSLGGLRLAFSTDSFVVRPLFFPGGSIGDLAVNGTVNDLAVSGARAAYLSCGFILEEGVEIDTVTRVADALGAAARAAGVEVVTGDTKVVEAGHGDGIYINTAGIGLIPAGVDLRPQRVVPGDVVIVSGAIGVHGVAIMSVREGLEFGVEIVSDCAPLGGLVDAMLAVTRDLHMLRDPTRGGLAAALNEVAAAAGAGVVIEERKVPVPPAVANACAVLGLDPMYVANEGKLVAFVPRQHADAVVDAMRAHPRGAEAAIIGEVVRDHPGMVVARTGLGGTRVVDMPLGEQLPRIC comes from the coding sequence TTGTCTGACGCCATCGACCTGACCGCGCCCCTGCCGGACCCGGCGGCCTGGACCTGCCCGGCCCCGCTGCGCGACCAGTCCCGCATCGTGATGGGCCACGGCGGGGGCGGGGCGCTGTCCGCGGAACTGGTCCAGAACGTGTTCGCGCCCGCGTTCGGGGGCGAGGTGCTGCACCGGCTCGGCGACGCCGCCGCCCTGTCGCTCGGCGGCCTGCGCCTGGCCTTCTCCACCGACTCCTTCGTGGTGCGCCCGCTGTTCTTCCCCGGCGGGAGCATCGGCGACCTCGCCGTCAACGGCACCGTCAACGACCTCGCCGTCAGCGGGGCCCGGGCGGCCTACCTCTCCTGCGGGTTCATCCTGGAGGAGGGCGTCGAGATCGACACGGTCACCCGGGTCGCCGACGCGCTGGGCGCGGCCGCGCGGGCGGCCGGGGTCGAGGTGGTGACGGGCGACACCAAGGTGGTGGAGGCCGGCCACGGCGACGGCATCTACATCAACACGGCCGGGATCGGGCTCATCCCGGCGGGTGTCGACCTTCGACCGCAGCGGGTCGTCCCCGGTGACGTCGTGATCGTCAGCGGTGCGATCGGCGTGCACGGTGTGGCGATCATGAGTGTGCGGGAGGGGCTGGAGTTCGGCGTGGAGATCGTGAGTGACTGCGCGCCGCTCGGCGGACTGGTGGACGCCATGCTCGCCGTCACCCGGGACCTGCACATGCTGCGGGACCCCACGCGGGGCGGGCTGGCGGCCGCCCTGAACGAGGTCGCCGCCGCCGCGGGCGCCGGGGTCGTCATCGAGGAGCGCAAGGTCCCCGTTCCTCCCGCCGTCGCCAACGCCTGTGCCGTGCTGGGCCTGGACCCGATGTACGTGGCCAACGAGGGCAAGCTGGTGGCGTTCGTGCCCCGCCAGCACGCCGACGCGGTCGTGGACGCGATGCGGGCGCATCCGCGCGGTGCCGAGGCCGCGATCATCGGTGAGGTGGTCCGGGACCATCCAGGCATGGTGGTGGCCCGTACCGGCCTGGGTGGCACGCGAGTGGTGGACATGCCGCTCGGCGAGCAACTGCCGCGGATCTGCTGA
- the hypD gene encoding hydrogenase formation protein HypD, translated as MKYIDEFQDPDLARRLLDEIHSTVTRPWALMEVCGGQTHSIIRHGIDQLLPDQVELIHGPGCPVCVTPLEVIDKALEIASRPEVIFCSFGDMLRVPGTGRDLFQVRGEGGDVRVVYSPLDALRVAQQNPARQVVFFGIGFETTAPPNAMTVYQARKLGIPNFSMLVSHVRVPPAIEAIMRSPQCRVQGFLAAGHVCSVMGIDEYPELAERHRVPIVVTGFEPLDVLEGVRRTVAQLERGEHTVDNAYARAVRPEGNPAAKAMLEDVFEVTDRSWRGIGVIPDSGWRLSAKYRDYDAEHRFSVEGIRTEEPAACRSGEVLQGLLKPHECEAFGTVCTPRTPLGATMVSSEGACAAYYLYRRLDTTPAAREATSVV; from the coding sequence GTGAAGTACATCGACGAGTTCCAGGACCCGGATCTGGCACGCCGGCTCCTCGACGAGATCCACTCCACGGTGACCAGGCCCTGGGCGCTGATGGAGGTCTGCGGCGGACAGACGCACAGCATCATCCGCCACGGCATCGACCAGCTGCTGCCCGACCAGGTCGAACTGATCCACGGGCCCGGCTGCCCAGTGTGCGTGACCCCGCTGGAGGTCATCGACAAGGCGCTGGAGATCGCCTCCCGACCCGAGGTGATCTTCTGCTCCTTCGGTGACATGCTCCGCGTGCCCGGGACCGGGCGGGACCTGTTCCAGGTGCGGGGTGAGGGCGGAGACGTACGGGTCGTCTACTCCCCCCTCGACGCCCTCAGGGTCGCCCAGCAGAACCCCGCCCGGCAGGTGGTGTTCTTCGGCATCGGCTTCGAGACGACCGCGCCCCCCAACGCGATGACGGTGTATCAGGCGCGCAAGCTCGGCATCCCGAACTTCAGCATGCTGGTCTCCCATGTGCGCGTGCCGCCCGCGATCGAGGCCATCATGCGGTCCCCACAGTGCCGGGTGCAGGGCTTCTTGGCCGCGGGGCACGTGTGCAGCGTGATGGGGATCGACGAGTACCCGGAACTGGCCGAGCGCCACCGGGTCCCGATCGTGGTGACCGGGTTCGAACCCCTCGACGTCCTGGAGGGCGTGCGCCGGACCGTTGCCCAGCTGGAGCGCGGCGAGCACACCGTCGACAACGCCTACGCGCGCGCGGTCCGCCCCGAGGGGAACCCGGCGGCCAAGGCCATGCTGGAGGACGTCTTCGAGGTCACCGACCGCTCCTGGCGCGGCATCGGCGTGATCCCGGACAGCGGCTGGCGGCTGTCCGCCAAGTACCGCGACTACGACGCCGAGCACCGCTTCTCGGTCGAGGGCATCCGGACCGAGGAGCCGGCCGCGTGCCGCAGCGGCGAGGTGCTGCAGGGCCTGCTCAAGCCGCACGAGTGCGAGGCGTTCGGCACCGTGTGCACCCCGCGCACCCCGCTCGGCGCCACGATGGTCTCGAGCGAGGGCGCCTGCGCCGCGTACTACCTCTACCGGCGCCTGGACACCACCCCTGCGGCCCGGGAGGCGACCTCCGTTGTCTGA
- a CDS encoding HypC/HybG/HupF family hydrogenase formation chaperone has product MCLAVPGRVLDIEERDGTRMATVDFGGVVKEVCLEYLPDLQVGEYAIVHVGFALQRLDEESARQTLELFAELGMLQEEFGDPWEMAAEAGGVLPPAREEARKQ; this is encoded by the coding sequence ATGTGCCTGGCGGTACCCGGCAGAGTGCTGGACATCGAGGAACGTGACGGCACCCGGATGGCCACCGTCGACTTCGGCGGTGTGGTCAAGGAGGTGTGCCTGGAGTACCTGCCCGACCTCCAGGTCGGCGAGTACGCCATCGTCCACGTCGGCTTCGCCCTGCAGCGCCTGGACGAGGAGTCGGCGCGGCAGACGCTCGAGCTGTTCGCCGAACTCGGCATGCTGCAGGAGGAGTTCGGCGACCCCTGGGAAATGGCCGCGGAGGCGGGCGGGGTGCTGCCGCCCGCACGCGAGGAGGCGCGGAAGCAGTGA
- the hypF gene encoding carbamoyltransferase HypF, protein MSAPPPTAVAVQAPLRRRVTVRGVVQGVGFRPYVHALATSLGLAGHVTNTPEGVVAEVEGAPAAVDRFCDRIAEDAPPLARVERVDHQDVPLAGDTAFTILASRTDGPAGTLIPPDTATCAACLRELADPADRRHRHPFITCTHCGPRFTIVTGLPYDRAATTMAGFPMCTDCAREYADPADRRFHAQPVACSACGPRLRLLVRPRDGDGPPRPVTDTDPVIGARRLLASGAILAVKGLGGYHLACDATDPDAVARLRSRKARGDKPFALMARDTDDIAHLVRLTDEERSLLTGTVRPIVLLRRMTPARGVRRPADAVAPGSPDLGVMLPYTPVHHLLLGLPGDAEGPRLLVMTSGNVSGEPIVTDDDEALERLAHLADAWLTHDRPIHVPCDDSVVRVCDGRPLIVRRARGYAPLPLTLPVPVRPALAVGGDLKNVCCLGEDRRAWLSAHIGDMDDLATQHAFERAVAQLESITPVRPRLLAADRHPAYRSARWAARNAVGRPVVRVQHHHAHVAAAMAEHGLDGSRPVLGVAFDGTGYGDDGAVWGGEFLLADYDGFTRLGHLAYVSLPGGDAAVHRPYRMALAHLRAAGLEWSAELPCVAACPPEERRVLARQLQRNLNCVPTSSMGRLFDAVSSLAGVCHRAGYEAQAAVELEAAALRAPAGDTSAYAFALREPETDGGAERSGGAERTGGPEGIGPLRADPAPVLAAIVDDLRAGMGPDLIAARFHRAVAHLVHRVCALGRERHQVDMVALTGGVFLNSPLSSACARALGADGFTVLRHHLVPPGDGGLALGQLVVAARAGAAPD, encoded by the coding sequence GTGAGCGCTCCGCCCCCGACGGCCGTCGCCGTCCAGGCGCCGCTGCGCCGCAGGGTCACCGTACGGGGCGTGGTGCAGGGCGTGGGCTTCCGGCCGTACGTCCACGCCCTCGCCACCTCCCTCGGCCTGGCGGGACATGTCACGAACACCCCCGAGGGCGTCGTCGCGGAGGTCGAGGGGGCGCCCGCCGCCGTCGACCGGTTCTGCGACCGCATCGCCGAGGACGCCCCACCGCTGGCCCGCGTCGAGCGCGTCGACCACCAGGACGTGCCCCTCGCGGGCGACACCGCGTTCACCATCCTCGCCTCCCGCACGGACGGCCCCGCGGGCACCCTGATCCCACCCGACACCGCCACCTGCGCCGCGTGCCTGCGGGAGCTCGCGGACCCCGCCGACCGGCGCCACCGCCACCCCTTCATCACCTGCACGCACTGCGGCCCCCGGTTCACGATCGTCACCGGCCTGCCCTACGACCGGGCGGCGACCACCATGGCCGGCTTCCCTATGTGCACCGACTGCGCCCGTGAGTACGCCGATCCCGCCGACCGCCGCTTCCACGCGCAGCCGGTCGCCTGCTCCGCCTGCGGGCCACGACTGCGGCTGCTCGTCCGCCCCCGGGACGGCGACGGCCCGCCGCGACCGGTCACGGACACCGACCCGGTCATCGGGGCGCGCCGGCTGCTGGCGTCCGGCGCGATCCTCGCCGTCAAGGGCCTGGGCGGCTACCACCTGGCCTGCGACGCCACCGACCCCGACGCCGTCGCCCGGCTGCGCAGCCGCAAGGCCCGCGGGGACAAGCCGTTCGCCCTGATGGCTCGGGACACGGACGACATCGCGCACCTGGTGCGGCTCACCGACGAGGAGCGGAGCCTGCTCACCGGCACCGTCCGCCCCATCGTGCTGCTGCGCCGCATGACGCCCGCGCGTGGAGTCCGCCGACCCGCCGACGCCGTCGCACCCGGCAGCCCCGACCTCGGCGTCATGCTGCCCTACACCCCCGTGCACCATCTGCTGCTCGGCCTGCCCGGCGACGCCGAGGGCCCGCGACTGCTCGTCATGACGAGCGGCAACGTCTCCGGCGAGCCGATCGTCACCGACGACGACGAGGCGCTCGAACGGCTGGCGCATCTGGCCGACGCCTGGCTCACCCACGACCGGCCCATCCATGTGCCGTGCGACGACTCGGTGGTGCGCGTGTGCGACGGCAGGCCGCTGATCGTGCGCCGCGCCCGGGGTTACGCCCCCCTGCCGCTGACCCTTCCCGTTCCCGTGCGTCCGGCCCTCGCCGTCGGCGGCGACCTGAAGAACGTCTGCTGCCTCGGCGAGGACCGCCGGGCCTGGCTGTCCGCCCACATCGGCGACATGGACGACCTCGCCACCCAGCACGCCTTCGAACGTGCCGTCGCCCAACTGGAGTCGATCACCCCCGTCCGGCCCCGGCTCCTTGCCGCCGACCGGCATCCCGCCTACCGATCCGCCCGGTGGGCCGCCCGCAACGCGGTGGGCCGCCCCGTCGTCCGCGTCCAGCACCACCACGCCCACGTCGCCGCCGCGATGGCCGAACACGGACTCGACGGCAGCAGGCCGGTGCTCGGCGTGGCCTTCGACGGCACCGGCTACGGCGACGACGGGGCCGTGTGGGGCGGGGAGTTCCTGCTCGCGGACTACGACGGATTCACCCGACTCGGCCATCTCGCCTATGTGTCGCTGCCCGGCGGCGACGCCGCGGTGCACCGGCCGTACCGTATGGCGCTCGCGCATCTGCGCGCCGCCGGCCTCGAGTGGTCCGCGGAGCTGCCCTGCGTGGCCGCCTGCCCGCCCGAGGAACGCCGGGTGCTGGCACGGCAGTTGCAGCGGAACCTGAACTGCGTTCCCACGTCCAGCATGGGCCGGCTGTTCGACGCGGTGTCGTCCCTTGCCGGCGTCTGCCACCGGGCGGGATACGAGGCCCAGGCCGCGGTCGAGCTGGAGGCCGCCGCGCTTCGGGCACCGGCGGGGGACACCTCCGCGTACGCGTTCGCGCTACGGGAGCCGGAGACGGACGGCGGCGCGGAGAGAAGCGGCGGCGCGGAGAGAACCGGCGGCCCTGAGGGCATCGGCCCGTTGCGGGCCGATCCGGCGCCCGTCCTCGCCGCGATCGTCGACGACCTGCGCGCGGGCATGGGACCGGACCTGATCGCGGCCCGTTTCCATCGGGCCGTCGCTCATCTGGTGCACCGCGTGTGCGCGCTCGGGCGGGAGCGGCACCAAGTGGACATGGTCGCCCTGACCGGCGGCGTGTTCCTCAACTCACCGCTCTCCTCGGCCTGCGCGAGGGCGCTGGGCGCGGACGGCTTCACGGTGCTGCGCCACCACCTTGTCCCGCCGGGCGACGGCGGCCTGGCCCTCGGCCAGCTCGTCGTCGCGGCACGTGCCGGGGCGGCCCCCGACTGA
- the hypB gene encoding hydrogenase nickel incorporation protein HypB, producing MCRVVDLQQAVLAKNDQAAHTLRAELAARGTTVVNLLSSPGSGKTALLERELVLARERSVPVAALTADLATENDATRLARSGVPVKQVLTDGLCHLEADMLARHLQGWLPEGTRLLFVENVGNLVCPASYDLGETLRVVLASVTEGEDKPLKYPTAFGLAHLVVVTKTDIAEAVAFDLAAFRANVEQVNPGVEVLLTSARRDLGPGVLLDRALAAADGVPLHTPVMARPAHGHTHDHADRAGALAQSRS from the coding sequence ATGTGCCGAGTGGTCGACCTGCAGCAGGCCGTACTCGCCAAGAACGACCAGGCCGCGCACACCCTGCGCGCGGAGCTCGCGGCCCGCGGCACCACCGTCGTCAACCTGCTGTCCAGCCCGGGCAGCGGCAAGACCGCCCTCCTCGAACGCGAACTCGTGCTGGCACGGGAGCGGTCCGTGCCGGTCGCGGCGCTCACCGCCGACCTCGCCACCGAGAACGACGCCACACGGCTGGCGCGTTCGGGCGTGCCGGTCAAGCAGGTCCTCACCGACGGACTGTGCCACCTGGAGGCCGACATGCTCGCCCGCCACCTCCAGGGATGGCTGCCGGAGGGGACCCGGCTGCTGTTCGTGGAGAACGTCGGCAACCTCGTCTGCCCGGCATCCTACGACCTGGGGGAGACGCTGCGCGTCGTCCTCGCCTCCGTGACGGAGGGCGAGGACAAGCCGCTGAAGTACCCCACCGCCTTCGGCCTCGCCCACCTGGTGGTGGTCACCAAGACCGACATCGCCGAGGCCGTCGCCTTCGACCTGGCGGCGTTCCGTGCGAACGTCGAGCAGGTCAACCCCGGTGTGGAGGTGCTGCTCACCTCCGCCCGCCGGGATCTGGGGCCCGGCGTCCTGCTCGACCGGGCGCTGGCCGCCGCGGACGGCGTCCCCCTGCACACCCCCGTCATGGCCCGGCCGGCCCACGGCCACACCCATGACCACGCGGACCGCGCCGGCGCCCTGGCGCAGTCCCGCTCGTGA
- the hypA gene encoding hydrogenase maturation nickel metallochaperone HypA, with the protein MHEMSIALAVIGQVEEAAERAGDVTAVRSVRLQVGELAGVVPDALSFCFELACAGTLLEGAELVTDEVPGRARCQPCANEWAVGMPPLLSCPRCDGAAIDLLSGRELQIVSVHWEDARTHAPTRETVPEER; encoded by the coding sequence ATGCACGAGATGTCCATCGCGCTGGCGGTGATCGGCCAGGTGGAAGAGGCGGCCGAGCGGGCCGGTGACGTCACGGCGGTGCGTTCGGTACGGCTCCAGGTGGGTGAACTCGCCGGTGTCGTACCCGACGCCCTGTCCTTCTGCTTCGAACTGGCCTGCGCCGGGACCCTGCTGGAGGGCGCCGAACTCGTCACCGACGAGGTCCCGGGGCGGGCCCGCTGCCAGCCGTGCGCGAACGAATGGGCCGTAGGCATGCCGCCCCTGCTGAGCTGCCCGCGGTGCGACGGCGCCGCCATCGACCTGCTGTCGGGCCGCGAACTGCAGATCGTCAGCGTGCACTGGGAGGACGCCCGGACGCACGCACCCACCCGCGAAACCGTCCCCGAGGAGCGCTGA
- a CDS encoding hydrogenase maturation protease, with protein sequence MSGTVLVAGIGNVFLGDDGFGVETVQALTRRRLPAHVEVVDIGVRGVHLAYQLLDGYDTLILVDATARGEAPGTLYVIEHDDTGADDVEAATIDGHRMTPDAVLALLSTLCAGTGAEPPRRTLVVGCEPAAVEERVGLSPPVSAAVPEAVRLIEEMLCGERRTPPGGDGAPVHGPGVPHL encoded by the coding sequence ATGAGCGGCACCGTCCTCGTCGCCGGCATCGGGAACGTCTTCCTCGGGGACGACGGCTTCGGCGTGGAGACCGTCCAAGCGCTCACCCGGCGCCGACTGCCCGCACACGTCGAGGTGGTGGACATCGGGGTGCGCGGAGTGCACCTCGCCTACCAGCTCCTCGACGGCTACGACACCCTGATCCTCGTGGACGCCACCGCGCGCGGCGAGGCCCCCGGCACCCTGTACGTCATCGAGCACGACGACACCGGCGCCGACGATGTCGAAGCGGCCACGATCGACGGCCACCGGATGACCCCCGACGCCGTACTCGCCCTGCTGAGCACCCTGTGCGCCGGAACCGGAGCCGAACCGCCGCGCCGCACGCTGGTGGTCGGCTGCGAACCGGCCGCCGTGGAGGAGCGCGTCGGGCTCAGCCCGCCCGTGTCCGCCGCGGTCCCCGAGGCCGTCCGGCTGATCGAGGAGATGCTGTGCGGCGAACGGCGTACGCCGCCGGGCGGCGACGGCGCGCCGGTCCACGGGCCCGGGGTGCCTCACCTCTAA